The DNA window atgtatatataaataaaaaaattatcataatttataaaaattattacatgtaTATGATATTGATAGaataaaaaaaccataaaataattGTGGACTCAAAagaaaataatcataataaaaaataattaatttatatgacttaaatatatttacatacaattaatatatacgtatatgtaaataaaaaaatatttaaaattatttaaacaaaataattatatcCTCATAACAAGAAAActattaattgaataattaatatatacatatacataaataaaaaaactgttaattaaaaagaaatcgtatatttttaattttagaaattaaatgcacataattataatgatttattctaaaatagataattaacttaattgaatatttttaattttaatttagagtAGATTAATTCTACACAATGTATATGTCTTCTTAATGTATTATTATGTGattataaacttttttattatgaGAGAGTTTTTGAGAATTGTATGATTAATATTGGGTATAGAGAAGTCTTTGATAAATTGAGATGattaagtattatttaatcaatttatatttttttgttgttaattgtgttttttatattttttgtagttgaataaactttttatataaataatattttaattttatttgatacaGAAATAAAGATACAATCTATAAATGTACAACAATTAAtgttagagaaaaaaatatgtgtacgtatattttttcataaaaattaagaCATTGATTTATTACATATTATGCTTTTCtctttaatgaatttaattattttgtgaattttttttgttatgttaattattttgtgaatttttttgttatgtattattatttagtattcacataaaaaataaaataaatttaatttaaaattaaatatattaaaaaattaaaggccGAAAGCCAAGGCCTTTCTATCTCTCTGCACCATATATCATTAATTTCATATAGGGTCACTTCATATAAATTTGGATATCTTGGCACATGTATCGTCTTTTCTTAACCCCACGCCCCCACATTTTTGCATATATGtcactcataatcaattttgcTTTCTTCTGTCACCCTTAGATACCTGCCAATACCAATTAAACTCCATGCTTCATTCAAACCCTTTTACCGTTAACAAATACCTTCTGAACACTCGCTCCTACGAACATTGTGCTGTTCCTTCTTTACCACATTTCGATGTTAGCTGGTTTTCGCTCtaacatataaattattttttttNNNNNNNNNNNNNNNNNNNNNNNNNNNNNNNNNNNNNNNNNNNNNNNNNNNNNNNNNCCCTCCCTCTCCACATCCCTGGTCCCTACTTTCTTAAGATCAGATTTGTATAATTCACAACCTACATAGGTCTCTCTAGCTTACTTTATACTACCTTGAagcatatcttcttcttcttattatcCTTTCCTTGAAAAAAGATATAAGCATGCCTTCAGAGAGAATTAGTTTAAGTAAGAATTCTCAAATAATGCAAACTATGATCAAAACCAAGAAGCACCTCGCAAGACCTAATTCCATGTTACTGAAAGATTACCTGATGAGGGACGACCTGAGCTCCTGCTCATCCAACGGTTTTAAATCGTTGCCGCGCCGACAATGCTGCAGCACGGCCGTTGGATTCCTTGTGGCGGAGAAAGATCTCAAACGCCACAacaggaggaggaggaggtcgAGGAGGAGCAGCACTACCACACTCTTACCtcctcgttcttcttcttcttcttctttgtcggTTCTGCAGAGAGCTTCGGAAGTTGTAATCAAGGCCATCAAGTCACTGCCACACAAGAGTACCAGATCCAGGAAAGACGGTTCTGGAAGCGTTTTTTCTAGAAGCTTCTCGAGGAAGCTGCTGAGTAGAAGCTTCTGGAGGAAAGCGGCAGCGAAGGACGAGGAAGGAGGAAGAACTCAGAGATGGATAAGGACTTCATTCCGCGAGTTGCTTATGCAGGATCCGGATAAAACGGCGTCGTTGAACGAGGATAGCGTGTCCACTACAAATGCCgcagccaccaccaccactacttcctcttcttcttcttcttcttcttcttcttcttcttcttcttcttcttcttcttcttcttcaggtTGTGGCAGTAACAGTAGCTGGGGAGAGAGCGAGTTCACATTTTCGTCTTCAAgcgctgcttcttcttcttccgctGAAAACGACGTCGCTCAGGCTACGAAAGAACCCCCTCCGCCCACTGGCAAGATACACCAGGAGAGAACAACGGTAAGTATACATAATTtccgttttatttatttatttatttatttatNNNNNNNNNNNNNNNNNNNNNNNNNNNNNNNNNNNNNNNNNNNNNNNNNNNNNNNNNNNNNNNNNNNNNNNNNNNNNNNNNNNNattataaaatatttaattctaaattctaaattctaaattttaaattttaaattatctaaaaataagtattttagaattaaaattatttttaatattcactaattaaaaattaatgacctatattttctctaattaaaaaatactcatGAATTTTTATTGGTGATAGGAGAACagcatttttgttaaattttggccaacacttaaccatcaaaagaaaattaaatgattCTACACTATTAGAtacaatctcacaccattaaaaatatcattaataacTAATTGATAGTTAAAAACTATAAAATCTACTGGCTCCTAAACTTTCTCAATCAATAAAAAAGcggaaattagaaaagaaaaaggaaaattccAATGACCAATGCCTTTATTTTAAGGTCAAATACATTAGTAATAAGGGAAAATTCCAAACAAATAATAGATAGTAATTAGCAGTACTAGGGTAGGAAGTGGGGACATTGATGAGGagtgaggaggaagaggcaaaATACGAGAACAGAGGTGGAGCCGAGAATGCATGATGAATTAAATGCACGTGGGGGCAGTGCAGTTAATTGGGTGtgtttcaactttcaactcCCAAGGGCTGTGAATTGTGATGCTTACTTTGCGCCATCCACGCCGCTGAATCTCACTGCACCGCACAGTGTTACTTGTTCTTGCTTATCCAATCCATGGGGCAAGGGATGCCTTTCAAATCTCTTTTGCCTGCCGCCAATTCAGAAcgttttaagattttaaaaatttatcattatGGTTACTTAtttggaaaatatttttttgtaataatttttttatatttaataccTTAATGAAtgataaatgatatatttttaattttaacaaatattacAAATTAGAAAAAAGAACTAGGATGCCTacatcatcttcttttttttctttttttcttttcttgatgcCTGCATCATCTTAACTTTGTATTAAATTATCGAACTATGGACATAAGCAGAGCCTCATCACCTTTTCCATTGGAAATCTCTTAGTGTTCTATGAATTTGTTTGAAATTATTAATGAGTGCTTTTATATATTTCATAGaataaaaacttttattttatgaaataattttaattttttaaattaaaaaatagataaatgatGTGagcgaagaaaaaaaaattcctcCTCAACTaaataagaaatttttaaaatattgtaaaaaaagATCTTACGTTCTCTATTATCgatatatataattgtcaatgtCGTTCATTAGTTGACTTTGCTGACCCAGTGCTTagttgattaatattttaaaaatctaattaacatgtatactaaaaatattaattaaatgtattataaaaaattttaataaattattttcattaaaaagtTATTGAAGAATATATTCTTTATATTTCTAAAACTCAAtgcatcaaaaatttaaaaagaaaattattattatattttgacaATGTATACTCATAAAACACATTATCcatattttacattttaacGGAATCTTTTTATTACTTAAAATACTCCAGGAAATCATATCATACTTGCATTTCACACGTTCAGTTTCAAGTTGAGTAGTAACCCGCACTTTAGTTTTCGAGATTGATGAGTTACACTTATTTAGTTTctaaatttttagttataatttaatttttgaatttaaaaaatatatcaatataattttttttgtgtatttttgtcATTAGAACTCAATATTGTTAGACTGCATTTGTTTATAGAAACAGGAATACTGAGATATAAAATCGTGTTTGGTAGAAAAGATATGGACAGAGACAATATATCTAGAGatactgaattagtgtattttgtgtctatTCTGACAGAAAAAACACGGAGACACTAACAAgtgacacaacttattttttattttttcttttattattcttattaatttttcatacttatattttttattgttatatttttcatctcaaattttttgaataaaaataaattaaatttttataatttgttctagtttatcaccaaacaaaatataagaacacaaaattttgtgtctctgtctaTCAGTGTCTTGTCATGTCCTGTTCTCAGTGTCTTGTCCTGTTCTGTTCTTAGAAACAAACGCAGCTTTAGTGACGTGACTTAAGCCTTGTCATGTATGCTCGCCATATTAAAATACCGTCATACGCATTTTGATCTTAAAGAAAGCACTTAATGACGTCGTTTGAATATTTGAACAATTAGTATTGTTTAAAAGGAAAATGTGTAACGTTTTAGTATTGTTCAAACCCTTAAACCACGTCATTTAGTGTCTTTTTTAACGCTAAAATGCGTATGGCTTAGTTTTAATAGGTTTAGCATGACAAGATTTGAGCTTCACTAATTGCATTGAGTTCTAGAGGGACGATATTGGtgcagtttttaaaatttgagagaTCAAATTATAGCAATTGAAAAATCAGAATTAAATCAATGTAATTCactaatattaaaaatcaaagCAAGACTTAACTCTGAAAAttcaggtgaagtcgacttcacgcgAAGTTGATATCTAAATgccattagatgaaaatttagtcaaatcagacaaatcatctaacgactcttaggtatcaacttcacatgaagtcgattgcacctgagtttccaccatTTCACTTTACGTATTCTTACTTCGTTTGAAGATGAAGGGAAATTCTTTTGATCAAATTGTACTTTTGGCTTTACATAAATAAGTGAAAGCATAAATTATTTAGTGTATCTTAAATAAAGTAAGGTAGACTTACTTTTATTGTTAGAGCATGTATCTACTCCCCTATCAAATAAACTTGGATACCAATATCTCTTCTTTCAGCTCTTATTAGTAACACATTGTGTATCATATGAAACAGGATTGGGCAAACGAGGAGAAAGAACAATCAAGTCCTGTATCTGTACTAGATTGCCCCTTCGAAGATGACAACCAAGGTATAACATTATATTCCCCTTTAAGTCCATTCTTTTAACTCACACTCtatctataataataaaaataaaataaaaaatgtgactGAGGActctataaaaaataagaaataaggaTGAGTACAAATTTACAGtgtatatatgatttatgattACAGGAAGCGAACAGAAGCACATGCAAGAGAAGAGAAGGCACTTTAAAGGCATGGCTTCAGTGAAGCCAGTGTCCCTGGAGAAATTGATGTCAATGTCAGAACTGGACGATGATGATGAACATTATTGTTCAGTAGTATCGGTACCAATTAAGCATGATGACAATACCAAAAAAGATGGCAACAGAGTAGAGGAGAGTGCGCGAAACCTTCTCAACTTCTTATTGGTTAAAACATCACCCAACTGTTTGATAGTTAAAGCAGAGAACCTGTTGTTTGATTACTTCAAACAAAGTATTATCATCGgagaaaacaacaacaataatgatgaTTTATCATCGTCAAAGGAGcttgagatttgcaaggtggcCGAGGATTGGGTTCGTGGGAATCCACAAGAGTTATATTTGGGTTGGGAAGTGAATAAAGGAAGAGAAATGTACATTAGAGAAATGGAAAAATGTTTAGAGTGGAGAAATTATGACAGACAAGTGCAACATTTGGCCATTGAGCTTGAAACCGAGGTCTTCACTACTTTAGTTAACGAGCTCCTACTTGATCTGTGGATTTGCTAGCTAGCTAGCTAGTTACTTCAATTATGAAGAGTTATAATGTTTCTgacaatcttttcttttttcttattcatgtTTGTATTCATCTCTTCCCTTTCTCGGGGATAGGATACATAGACGGCTAAATTTTGGAACAATGTTCGGGGCTCAATTTTGGATATTTAATTTGGTCATATTTGGTATGGTGTATGTTTTCCTTCCCTGTATCATACACGATTTGAAAATATTCAAACACTTAAGTAATAACAGTGAGACtcatctaaaattaattatcggAATTCggatatacatacatataaagctaaaataaaataaggccAATTATAGCGTAcatatttttcttgattgaaTACTAGGATGACACGCAGTGTTGGTCCTGAGGGAACAACTTGCAAAGCTCATTGAACAAGTTACATAATTTAGTGCAGGGTGCCTAACAGCAGAAGCCGAGTCGCATGAGGAGCGCTTTTTTTGGACTTGGCATGAGGAGCTTAAAACGGTGTTAGGGGTATTAGTGTTGGGCTCTGTTTTTTTTGGTGATCTTATAGTTTGAAGTTCATGGCCATAAGATTGATtcataaaatatgatttttgcgaGCCAGTAAATGGAGCTTTGAAAATATGGGtaaattttggtattttttaatttttgcaatctCTGAAAACCTTTATATTtagtatagaaaaaaaaaaaccagagAAAGTAAGAGAAAGTATAAAGAGCCAATGACTTAAGCGTACAATGTGCACAATGAAGGTTtagaaagtattagagatatgactATTATTGTTACATTGTCCTGTCATATTacacttttgggatgagtggttttatgacatggtattagagttttAGATCCGAAATGTCAAAAGCTCGATCTTTGGTGAACCCCAAAATCAATTTAAGAGAAAGTAAGAGAAAGTATAAAGAGCCAATGATTTAAGCATACAGATTacacttttgggatgagtggttttatgacatggtattagagttttAGATCCGAAATGTCAAAAACTCGATCTTTGGTGAACcccaaaatcaatttaaatttttgggataagtgaTTTTACGATATAAACAGTACTAAAAAAAAACAACTTAAACGGAGTGATGAAGTTGTTGCTCCATTCAGGGGGAGGAGAGGCCCGAAGCTCCACAACGGCAACTAGAAGAATTGCCGTCACCCATCACCGGCGATACCATCATTGCCAGACCACAACTGGAAGCTATTCTACCGCCGTAGGCATCACTGTGAAGAACGCGGCATTTCTACCCCCTTTTTTATCAGATTTCCTTTTCACTTCCCATAACGGAGGTCTACCCACCATACCGTTGTCATCGATGTATGCGAGTTCGCTGACAGCCGCACGATGCGTATGAGACTCACTCTGGTCGCTGCATCCTCCTCACCTTCCGTAGTGCGATTCACAATGAATTCAGCGCTGGACTGGTATTAATTTGTGGGGGTTATTTCAAATGTAAAATATTCGGCTTAATACTTTCAAATTTNNNNNTGGTTTAGGTTTAGCTTTTGGTTCTGTCTATGTGGGTTGGGTCTTTGGTCCACACTTTTGACCAAAATCAGTTGTTCAAAAAATTGCACTTTATCCCAATTAGTTGTATTTggacaaattatttaaaaaaatttttaaaaacaaaatatttttcaaaacaaatgttttcacttttcatcTTTGTTTTTCGAATTATTTTTTGAAGTTGAAGCATGATTTTATTGAAGTTCGCCCACTTCATCGACAAATTTCTTTGAAAATTCATTGAAATTAATGAATTCGTCCATTAATACAGCGAACTTGCTCATATTTTCATACAATTTGAATCATATtggtatattttaaatttttttcatataattcaCTTAATCTAAAATTgcaaatcaaaaaaaaatttaaatttaaaatttaaattgatataatttataattttaaattaagcgaattaaataaaaaattaatttaaattaataatttaatctgatttgaaaaaaataaacatagtcgTATTATTATAGTCATATTATTATAACAACACGATTACGTTTATTCtcactaaattaaattaaatcattaatttaaaatatatatacttaaatttaaaattaaaaattttagaaattatagttttaaattatgtgaattaaataaaaaaataagaatatactAATACAATCTAAATTATAAGAAAATGTGAATAAATTTGCCTCATCAATGGACaatcttaattattttaatgaagTTCACTAATTCAATGGGTGAACCAAAACAAAATCTGTAAGTTCGCCAATACGTGGACAAACCTGGTCCAACTAATTAAAAAGGATTtcaaaaaacaaagataaaaaaattattttggtgaataattatttttttatttttttcataaaatttccGGCTGAtgtttgttttagtttttttttttccttccgtTGGTCTTAGGCTACTTTATCTCGTCCAAAAAAATATGGTCTTTATATAATCAACTTGGGTTGGTGTAACGATTAGTTCAGTATTTTGATTAAGGTTTTGTTGGAGGTCCGAATTGCGCATTGTCCATGTCGCAACCTATTGGACAGCGACAAACCGTTAGACTGTGTTTGTTTCTGATAATAGGATAATACAAGACACTGAGAACAAGACATAAagaataaaaacacaaaatattgtattattttataatgtttagtaataaactagaacaagttatgataataataaaacatataattacagaaaagtaataagaataataaaaaaataaaaaaatagttgagTCTGTTATTAGTGTCTGTGTGTATTTTCTGTCAGGATGGATACAAATATACCAAATTATTATCTTTAGATATAATATCTTTGTTCATGTCTAATTTGTCAAAAATGATTTTGTATTTCTATATTCTTATCTCAGTGTCCCGTCCAGGTAAACAATTGCATCTTTAGTGTACAAAGGCTCTATTGTGTAGAGAAAGAGATATTCTCGTGAATCAATAGACATTTCATaactaaactaattttaaaagccCGTACATACCAAAATTTATATTCttttaacataaaattctaatttttaatatattcatttaatgtaaattaataaatacaatatatgaaatacatttttattaataatatatttacgtattattttctgattttaatatgaagagaaaataaataaattctaatgtaatttaatttttcatatatttttttaactatatttAGATAGGTTTTTCTTAATAACAGTTGAAGTATTTCTCATATAATAATAGATGTGGcaactaaaaattaaacaagTAAAGAATAGGCATATCAACAAAATAAATTCATTGAacacaataaatttaaaatagaatttgaAAACATGGTTGAAGTATGAACTATGTTCAAGCAAATAAAGTAATTTGCAATGGCGATGTCTGAGATACTTGATGAGATGGGGTGATACATGCAATAAAACTCGAACGTCCAAATTAGAGACGTCAAGAGGTGAGGAGTTAGTGCTTCATACCTTTGGGAGTGGATTATTACCGGTAAATGTACATGAGTGCGTCTAGTTTAAAAAGATCTCGTAGTTTTGGAGAtcttgattttaaatttgaacgATGCTTATAGACGCACATTATCTTTTTTCGTTTGGTTTATTTATTCTATTGGCTCTAtagttatattaaattttaaattaggctcatgtattttttatattttcaattagattcttatattgcttttaattttataattagatcatttttaagataaaatattaaaattaatagaatattttgtCTAAAATATCTGCagtaaaaaatttagttagCTTCTTAATTATGAATACGTTTaacttgtaaaaaaaatattcttcttaattatgaatatatttaacttgtaaaaaaaatattcaattaattttaatatttattacattaaaaagaatttaattataaaattaaaaatagtgtaAAAAAACCAATTgaatgaaacaaaaaatataaggaacaaaaaagtaattaaatctcCTGATAAGGATATAAGACCCTTTCGGCCAGATAGCAGAGTTCGTGTGGACCGTTGGCTGGATCGAgaataaattacaaatttataGTTGCTGATGATTTAACAACAATTGGCTATGGTCCGTTAACTATTTGAACTCTATCTACTAATGTGTAGTTAGTTGTTGAATTAATCTTTgttttccttataaatctttgACAAAGGCATATATTTGAGAGAAACCCGTACTTTGTATTTATAACCATATTTTTTCTGTTACTGTAATATATTTGAGTCTATACATACAAAAAAGGTAAAAGGATTCGTAGTTGTGTTAGACTCCGTATGAACCCCTATTTTAGAAGGATTGGGTTAAATATATGAGCCTTTTTTAGTGTTTCGATAACTAATTATGATCTTGTTAATAGATGACATGTTTATAGTAAgtgcatatatttttttatagtgttAATTGTTTTGAGAAGTTTTCACTTTTGAAGTTTGAGAAAAATTATCACTTCAAttttaaaacccaaaaaaaaaaaaaataaatcNNNNNNNNNNNNNNNNNNNNNNNNNNNNNNNNNNNNNNNNNNNNNNNNNNNNNNNNNNNNNNNNNNNNNNNNNNNNNNNNNNNNNNCAAATATGAAtaatgttaataataataataatgaaaattaagaaccaatttttataaaaaaaaattggtttaatttgaaaaatgtaCCAATATATGAATagtatatatgttttatttttaggatttaattaattttatgtccTAAAGACATGTTTTAACAgatataataatagaaaatttttaatacttCCGATATATATAAATGCATTGAATatgataaagataaaataatttttgataataattttagaCGATCCACCCAGCTGTGGGCAACTCCGACGTGTGTGTCCGGGTTGGCGACATAGGCCACATCTCTTTGGACGGTTTGGATCTGCATCGTCCATATTTGTTCGTATCCTGGTGGACCTCGGACGACCCTCTCTCGCACGCCTCTTGTCAGGGTCCGGTATAACAGTGGGCCCGTCGTATGGTGGCCAGAAACCCTCTGGAATTGGAGGGGTGAATCCCATCCGATACACACTGAATACCGAACTAATCCGATACACGCTGTGAACATAAGTGGTCTAGTTTACCCGTGAGTAGGCACAACATGCAAGTGCGTGTTGACACGGGAAATGAAGTGCCTGGAAGTACCCGCAGTCACATGTCCGAGAGGCAAGCGATACTCTGTAGCTACCCAATGAGAAGGAACCAGTCGGAGTGGTTTCTGCTACGGTAAACTCGGAATTATCCCTGTCATACAAAGTCACCGTGAAGCACCTCGCCGTCTTCAGGTTGGCCTCAATACACCTGGCCAAGTGCTGCGTGAATTGTTGTCCGGTTCCCATCTGGGCCTCAGCCTCTCTCCCCTTGCGAACAAAAAGTTCCGCAAGCCTTCCATATGTTGCCTTCACCAGCGAGGATACAGGTAGGTTTCTGACATCCTTGAGGACTGAGTTCACACACTCGGAGATATTCGTCGTCATGTGACCGAATCTCCGCCCCTCGTCACGATGCTGAGTCCACAAGGAATAATCAATCCGGTTCGCCCACTCACACATCGCCGGGTCTTCAGACCGCAGAATATCAAACCAGTAATCAAACTCAACCTCGGTCTTGGCATACGCCGCATTCACAAGAAGCCTCTGTGCGTCTTTGCCCTTGAAGGTAAGGGCAAAATTAGCAGCTACGTGTCGAATGCAGAATGCACGGTATGCAGATGGAGGTAACTAACCTCCGTCAGGAGCCTCAAGCGCAGCCTTGATGCCGTTATGCCTGTCCGATATAACCAGCAGACCCGGCTGCGGTGTCATGTGTTGACGAAGGTGGGAGAGAAAGAATGTCCAAGACTCAGCATTCTCACCCTCTACTAGTGCGAATGCAACAAGTAGAATGTTGGAGTTCCCGTCCTGTGCAATTGCGATGAGCAACATTCCCCTGTACTTGCCATACAAATGGGTGCCGTCAATGCTGACTAGCGGCTTGCAATGACGGAATGCCTCGATACACGATGAAAACGTCCAGAAAAGTCTGTGAAAATAAGCTTGAGACTCGTCTACCTGTCCTCCAACTCGAACGGGGCTAGTCCTTACGACTGCAACAGTACCACGCATCGTCAACTGGACTCCCAACACCCACCTGGGCAGCTCGTTGTATGACTCATCCCAGTCACCGTAGATGAGGGCAACAGCCTTCTGCTTTGCCATCCAAACCCTCCTGTAAGTCGGCCTAAACCCAAAGTGTGCTACCGTGGCATTTAGGAGCACCTTGATGCTGACGGATGCATCAGCCCTAACCATTGGCATAATGAACGCCGATATCACATGATAATCCAAACTCCTGTGGTCACTCGATATGGAGGTGGCAAGACAAGTGTGAGGTCCATTGTATCGTTTGACCTCCCAAATGCCCTTGCGCTGCCGGAGACTCAGTcgaatcaaccatgtgcacccattcccAAACTCAGAACACTTGTCCACATACCGGCGATAGTCAGACTCGACTACCTTGTACTGTACCCCTCGCCGGATACTGTAAGTCTTCACACTTAACAGGGCCTCATCTTTATCCTGAAATTGCTGACCAACCTGGAACCCTGTCAGACCAGCAGTCCCTTCCGCATCTCTAGCTCCGAATCCAACAAAATGCCCAGAAACCCCCTCCTGCCTCATGGCATCCAAGTCCAAAGAGGAAAAATGTGGTGGATACTGCTGTGTGCCAGAGCTAGAACCACCTACCGCCAATGCAGGCTCACTCGCTCCAATATCATCGCCGCTGTCATCGTCAATCATATCCGCCTCGACATCATCCTCCTCTGCATCACCCAACAATCCGTCTCCAACGCCAAGCGGTGCAACGCCCAGTAAAGCATTCGGCAGATTTTTCCTTGAACCTACCTCATCGCCTACGCTGCCATTGAGATCAACAGCAAAAGACGGAGAGGTGACAGGTTGGACCACTGGCTGGTACACAGGGACGGAGGAAGAACCAACGGCAGGTC is part of the Arachis duranensis cultivar V14167 chromosome 1, aradu.V14167.gnm2.J7QH, whole genome shotgun sequence genome and encodes:
- the LOC107488746 gene encoding uncharacterized protein LOC107488746 produces the protein MASEESFVVLVHHRGSIKRKARSGVKFTDKDHLCIVMTPTTSYDDLVRSVLMKLGLEGVKRVKKFFYRIPITMLQDTVKYDCFTISSDEDLQVMFLCRWQFPEVRTPELLAKLVDVVSSSGGSNRNTTTLATAAGSSSRPAVGSSSVPVYQPVVQPVTSPSFAVDLNGSVGDEVGSRKNLPNALLGVAPLGVGDGLLGDAEEDDVEADMIDDDSGDDIGASEPALAVGGSSSGTQQYPPHFSSLDLDAMRQEGVSGHFVGFGARDAEGTAGLTGFQVGQQFQDKDEALLSVKTYSIRRGVQYKVVESDYRRYVDKCSEFGNGCTWLIRLSLRQRKGIWEVKRYNGPHTCLATSISSDHRSLDYHVISAFIMPMVRADASVSIKVLLNATVAHFGFRPTYRRVWMAKQKAVALIYGDWDESYNELPRWVLGVQLTMRGTVAVVRTSPVRVGGQVDESQAYFHRLFWTFSSCIEAFRHCKPLVSIDGTHLYGKYRGMLLIAIAQDGNSNILLVAFALVEGENAESWTFFLSHLRQHMTPQPGLLVISDRHNGIKAALEAPDGAANFALTFKGKDAQRLLVNAAYAKTEVEFDYWFDILRSEDPAMCEWANRIDYSLWTQHRDEGRRFGHMTTNISECVNSVLKDVRNLPVSSLVKATYGRLAELFVRKGREAEAQMGTGQQFTQHLARCIEANLKTARCFTVTLYDRDNSEFTVAETTPTGSFSLGSYRVSLASRTCDCGYFQALHFPCQHALACCAYSRVN
- the LOC107489015 gene encoding uncharacterized protein LOC107489015: MPSERISLSKNSQIMQTMIKTKKHLARPNSMLLKDYLMRDDLSSCSSNGFKSLPRRQCCSTAVGFLVAEKDLKRHNRRRRRSRRSSTTTLLPPRSSSSSSLSVLQRASEVVIKAIKSLPHKSTRSRKDGSGSVFSRSFSRKLLSRSFWRKAAAKDEEGGRTQRWIRTSFRELLMQDPDKTASLNEDSVSTTNAAATTTTTSSSSSSSSSSSSSSSSSSSSSGCGSNSSWGESEFTFSSSSAASSSSAENDVAQATKEPPPPTGKIHQERTTDWANEEKEQSSPVSVLDCPFEDDNQGSEQKHMQEKRRHFKGMASVKPVSLEKLMSMSELDDDDEHYCSVVSVPIKHDDNTKKDGNRVEESARNLLNFLLVKTSPNCLIVKAENLLFDYFKQSIIIGENNNNNDDLSSSKELEICKVAEDWVRGNPQELYLGWEVNKGREMYIREMEKCLEWRNYDRQVQHLAIELETEVFTTLVNELLLDLWIC